A DNA window from Chitinibacter fontanus contains the following coding sequences:
- a CDS encoding SH3 domain-containing protein, translated as MGSSIEETASSVAKRILEPDSRVSSFGSIAATASLAALKHQAEQRASLLNGLELNAVTKLQKQLSGLAKYSAGINLNRLKSMGLANSMIAEHSRLLSSLAPKVPDSLAKATQAIDYQRSGINAALEAINASNSGWAKHAAILQGTFASSFLTDAKRLLGEPLSSFTKQIEAMNALDPANSMRHVMEALRAPSLRMSERIAAISQSSPNYLSEVLAALNEPTRKFAEQMSTLQELHKRSAAEQYAFVNHRIELEGLDTFAAGEVGIRPASDEEIALNCFANSGVYTDGIKAIEALTKVLVEVSNNQAQKKSNPLWLQIFVNAIGGLVASIIFLIVQAPLAKAWSEFTNVAKPELNKKEVRALIQPQMRIDCINVRKLVRKNGLEVRATASANSKIISRLQCWDLVVVQEARKDWSLISWTDNSGSLKVQGWVFSRYLSKPNQL; from the coding sequence ATGGGTTCAAGCATTGAAGAAACAGCAAGTTCAGTTGCCAAGCGCATCTTAGAACCAGACTCACGCGTGAGTTCCTTCGGATCAATAGCCGCAACAGCTAGTTTGGCCGCGTTGAAGCATCAAGCCGAACAAAGAGCATCGCTTTTGAATGGACTTGAATTAAATGCTGTAACTAAATTGCAAAAACAGCTTAGCGGGCTAGCTAAATATTCGGCAGGTATAAACTTGAATCGCCTAAAGTCGATGGGGCTGGCAAATTCGATGATTGCTGAACATTCAAGGTTACTTAGTAGTTTGGCACCAAAAGTACCTGATTCGCTCGCTAAAGCAACACAGGCAATAGATTATCAGCGAAGTGGAATCAATGCTGCCCTTGAAGCTATTAATGCATCAAATTCGGGCTGGGCAAAGCACGCGGCAATCTTGCAAGGAACTTTTGCATCGAGTTTTCTAACTGATGCAAAACGCTTGCTGGGTGAGCCGCTATCAAGCTTTACCAAACAAATTGAGGCCATGAACGCGTTAGACCCAGCCAATTCAATGAGGCACGTGATGGAGGCATTGCGTGCACCATCTCTGAGAATGAGTGAGAGAATCGCTGCAATTTCACAGTCATCGCCAAATTATCTGAGCGAAGTGCTTGCTGCCCTGAATGAGCCAACACGTAAATTTGCCGAGCAAATGAGTACACTTCAGGAGTTGCATAAAAGAAGTGCAGCTGAGCAGTACGCTTTTGTAAATCATCGGATAGAACTGGAAGGACTAGATACCTTTGCTGCAGGTGAGGTTGGAATTCGACCGGCATCCGATGAAGAAATTGCGCTTAATTGTTTTGCTAATAGTGGCGTTTATACTGATGGTATTAAAGCGATTGAAGCATTAACTAAAGTCCTAGTAGAAGTATCTAATAATCAGGCTCAAAAAAAATCGAATCCTCTTTGGTTGCAGATTTTTGTTAATGCAATTGGTGGGCTTGTTGCTAGTATTATTTTTTTAATTGTTCAAGCCCCTTTGGCGAAAGCATGGAGTGAGTTTACTAATGTTGCGAAACCTGAACTGAATAAAAAAGAGGTGCGCGCATTAATTCAGCCCCAAATGAGAATTGACTGTATTAATGTGCGTAAGCTCGTTAGGAAAAATGGCTTAGAGGTACGAGCAACTGCATCCGCGAATTCCAAGATTATCAGCCGCTTACAGTGTTGGGATTTGGTCGTGGTGCAAGAGGCACGTAAAGACTGGTCATTGATTTCTTGGACGGATAATTCAGGAAGTCTTAAAGTTCAAGGTTGGGTCTTCTCAAGGTACTTGAGCAAACCCAACCAATTGTAA